A DNA window from Rossellomorea marisflavi contains the following coding sequences:
- a CDS encoding SH3 domain-containing protein, producing MNQYVVIKPHHSTYPDPITLKTGDKVIYGKEDTEYPNWIFCTSPSGKKGWVPKQILSQDKRPHFATVSEDYSAHELTVEAGETLTCMHQLNEWTFCRRDTGEEGWIPDICLKKIT from the coding sequence ATGAACCAATACGTCGTCATCAAGCCTCACCACTCCACCTATCCGGATCCCATTACGTTAAAAACTGGGGACAAGGTCATCTATGGAAAGGAAGACACCGAGTACCCCAACTGGATCTTCTGTACCTCCCCATCAGGAAAGAAGGGGTGGGTACCGAAACAAATCCTTTCGCAGGATAAACGACCCCACTTCGCTACGGTATCCGAGGACTATTCAGCCCATGAACTCACGGTGGAGGCAGGAGAAACGTTGACCTGTATGCATCAACTGAATGAATGGACCTTCTGCCGCAGGGATACCGGTGAAGAAGGCTGGATCCCAGATATTTGCCTTAAGAAGATAACGTAA
- a CDS encoding helix-turn-helix domain-containing protein, with amino-acid sequence MGIIIHIDVMLAKRKMSVTELSEKVGITMANLSILKNGKAKAIRLSTLEAICKALDCQPGDILEYVKEDEAP; translated from the coding sequence ATGGGAATCATCATTCATATCGACGTCATGCTGGCCAAACGGAAGATGAGTGTCACGGAGCTGTCCGAGAAAGTCGGCATCACCATGGCCAACCTCTCCATCCTGAAGAATGGGAAAGCCAAAGCCATCCGTCTTTCCACCCTTGAAGCGATCTGCAAAGCGCTGGACTGTCAGCCCGGGGATATACTGGAGTATGTGAAAGAAGATGAAGCGCCTTGA
- a CDS encoding DUF2975 domain-containing protein, producing the protein MKQGSTLFLKVVLFCMGIPVLAICVAGAVQLVRNPADPEYAPLLYPAVVLIYITVIPFIMALVQSFSLLGLIDRQEAFSDRSVTILKKIKRYALSVSVLYVAALPFVFMIADKDDAPGLILVGLVPIFASLVIAVFAAVLQKLLREAIFIKTENDLTV; encoded by the coding sequence ATGAAACAAGGCTCAACATTATTCCTCAAGGTCGTTCTGTTCTGCATGGGCATCCCCGTCCTCGCTATATGCGTCGCAGGGGCCGTCCAATTGGTCAGGAATCCGGCCGATCCGGAGTACGCACCATTACTCTATCCAGCCGTTGTGCTGATTTATATCACCGTGATCCCTTTCATCATGGCACTGGTCCAGTCCTTTTCGCTCCTTGGTCTCATCGATCGCCAAGAGGCGTTCTCTGATCGCTCCGTGACGATCCTGAAAAAGATCAAACGGTATGCGCTCTCGGTCAGCGTTCTCTACGTTGCCGCATTGCCGTTCGTCTTCATGATCGCTGATAAGGATGATGCACCGGGGCTGATCCTCGTTGGACTCGTCCCGATCTTCGCCTCCCTCGTCATCGCGGTATTCGCTGCCGTCCTCCAAAAACTATTACGTGAAGCCATTTTCATTAAAACTGAAAATGATTTGACGGTGTGA
- a CDS encoding 4'-phosphopantetheinyl transferase family protein → MNLKENEVHIWWTTFDTYHKNLNHLDKVEQEKVTRLKFPKDQEHQAITYTFLRDVLAEYTGQRPEDIEISRDCLGCGAQHGKPALLNESQIKFNLSHTAHFVVVGVSNCELGIDIEEADEAKDVEFLYSALSQYEKEQVDPKEKTKGLLTYWTRKESIVKALGVGLTIDLQALVLSGCSEAPRIVAFPDGKLPNATMVDFELEDVMGCVTLLEAKEQPVNLIFRRHAAFCQS, encoded by the coding sequence TTGAATTTGAAAGAAAATGAAGTGCATATTTGGTGGACAACGTTTGATACGTATCATAAAAATCTGAATCATTTAGATAAAGTAGAACAGGAAAAAGTAACCCGTTTAAAGTTTCCAAAGGATCAAGAGCACCAAGCCATAACCTATACTTTTTTAAGAGATGTCTTGGCAGAGTATACTGGGCAACGTCCCGAAGATATTGAGATAAGTAGGGACTGCTTGGGATGTGGGGCTCAACATGGGAAACCGGCGTTATTGAATGAAAGTCAAATCAAGTTCAACCTTTCTCATACTGCTCATTTTGTAGTGGTGGGAGTGAGTAACTGTGAGTTGGGGATAGATATTGAAGAAGCTGATGAAGCCAAAGATGTGGAGTTTCTTTACTCAGCCCTTTCACAATATGAGAAAGAACAAGTAGACCCCAAGGAAAAAACAAAAGGATTGCTCACATATTGGACGCGCAAGGAATCGATTGTTAAAGCACTGGGAGTCGGATTGACGATTGATTTGCAGGCACTGGTGCTGTCTGGGTGTAGTGAAGCTCCTCGTATTGTGGCTTTTCCAGATGGGAAACTACCTAATGCCACAATGGTGGATTTCGAGTTGGAGGATGTAATGGGTTGCGTGACGCTTCTTGAAGCCAAAGAACAACCCGTAAATTTGATTTTCCGTCGACACGCTGCTTTTTGTCAATCATGA
- a CDS encoding GAP family protein, which translates to MGTELLLYLGGLALLDTLSPTIIGVTLLLILKDNKNMASRLFAYLSTVVILYFSLGVILMLGLGYVIDAFSNLFQNRVVSWGIFSIGVILFVASFFLPKNQKNRVPIPKTQSIISVVLIGVTTFLIEAGTALPYFAAVGLLTTNQLPYYQWLPILIIYNIIMILPAILIFFSYKVFGTWVTSSLNKLRTRLTTGSDSALSWIMCIVGLILIFNTLDYL; encoded by the coding sequence ATGGGAACTGAGCTATTACTCTATCTAGGCGGTTTAGCCCTGTTGGACACGTTAAGTCCAACCATTATTGGCGTCACCCTTCTACTAATTTTGAAGGATAATAAGAATATGGCCTCACGATTGTTTGCCTACCTCTCTACCGTTGTCATCCTGTATTTTTCCCTCGGTGTCATTTTGATGCTTGGCCTAGGGTATGTGATTGATGCCTTTTCGAACCTGTTCCAGAATAGGGTCGTCAGCTGGGGGATTTTCAGCATCGGCGTCATTCTGTTCGTGGCAAGCTTTTTCCTGCCTAAGAATCAAAAGAATCGTGTCCCCATCCCTAAAACTCAAAGCATTATCTCTGTTGTCCTAATCGGCGTGACCACTTTTCTTATCGAGGCTGGAACAGCTCTTCCATACTTTGCCGCTGTCGGATTGTTGACTACCAATCAACTTCCCTATTATCAATGGCTCCCAATTCTCATCATCTATAACATCATCATGATTCTCCCTGCGATCTTGATCTTTTTCAGCTACAAAGTATTCGGAACATGGGTGACCAGCAGCCTGAATAAGCTTCGCACCCGTTTAACAACCGGTTCAGATTCTGCATTATCCTGGATCATGTGCATCGTTGGATTAATCTTGATTTTTAACACGCTTGATTATCTATAA
- a CDS encoding MerR family transcriptional regulator yields MLHINEVKKMSGVSVRTLRYYDKIELLKPASKTQGGHRLYSNTELQKLQQIQFLKTIGFQLSEIKIMLESEEWDWSISLMKQLSYVMAEKDRLSKIEYNLRELINGIAIEGEEFRIQKIMSLYTRDSKEVLTYKQNELDIKNYEVLDRLPNMTSSDPDSLEWIALLGQLKKYIHLKYSDPRIQNIIKRMDEKRAENFGDEDAFLDKLWDIRMSPEESRKHNLYPIDQEVLDFMKNAYIHYMAKNS; encoded by the coding sequence TTGCTACATATCAATGAAGTTAAAAAAATGAGTGGCGTATCCGTTAGGACCTTAAGGTATTATGACAAGATTGAATTATTAAAACCTGCATCGAAGACCCAAGGGGGTCATAGGTTATATTCGAATACGGAATTGCAGAAGCTTCAGCAGATTCAATTCCTGAAAACAATCGGCTTCCAACTTAGTGAAATTAAAATCATGTTGGAATCTGAAGAATGGGACTGGTCGATTAGCTTAATGAAGCAGCTATCCTACGTAATGGCAGAGAAAGATCGACTTTCCAAGATCGAATATAACCTCAGGGAGCTGATTAACGGAATCGCCATCGAGGGAGAAGAGTTCCGAATTCAAAAAATCATGAGCCTATATACAAGGGATTCAAAAGAAGTCCTCACGTATAAACAGAATGAATTAGATATAAAGAATTACGAAGTTCTCGATCGTTTGCCGAATATGACCAGTAGCGATCCAGACTCCCTCGAATGGATTGCCTTATTAGGACAATTGAAGAAGTACATCCACCTTAAATATAGTGACCCCCGAATTCAAAATATCATCAAACGTATGGACGAAAAAAGAGCTGAGAACTTTGGAGACGAGGATGCCTTCTTAGACAAACTTTGGGATATTCGTATGTCTCCAGAAGAATCCAGGAAGCACAACTTATACCCCATTGATCAAGAAGTCCTTGATTTCATGAAGAATGCCTATATCCATTACATGGCGAAGAATTCTTAA
- a CDS encoding DUF4097 family beta strand repeat-containing protein → MMKKFIFGVLVALFSLAGCSTGEKDVLVNKESVDDVNEIVVNFASTDVDVQVSDTSELEAHLTVYDDGPGVTLDKSSNRLTVDLDSSIARLVKKKPTLELMIPQDFNGKLILDGSSGNISGKDLNQTDIEVKASSGNVKLHFAELNGDVEVSTSSGKATIEFDEETPDLNLDVSTNSGSQSINMSLDESTKDKRKVKGTSGNGGNEMKIKTKSGSIKVN, encoded by the coding sequence ATGATGAAAAAATTCATTTTTGGTGTACTGGTGGCTTTATTCAGCCTTGCTGGATGTTCTACCGGTGAAAAGGATGTACTGGTAAATAAGGAATCCGTCGACGATGTAAATGAGATTGTAGTGAACTTTGCAAGCACAGATGTTGATGTTCAGGTAAGTGATACGTCTGAATTAGAGGCGCATCTTACAGTTTATGATGATGGTCCAGGCGTGACCCTGGATAAGTCGTCAAACCGGTTGACCGTGGATCTGGATAGCAGTATTGCACGATTGGTTAAGAAGAAGCCAACTCTTGAATTGATGATTCCACAAGACTTTAATGGCAAGCTCATCCTTGATGGTTCTTCAGGGAATATATCTGGTAAAGATTTAAATCAAACCGACATTGAAGTTAAAGCGAGTAGTGGGAATGTGAAGTTACATTTTGCCGAGTTGAATGGGGATGTAGAGGTATCCACTTCAAGCGGTAAGGCTACGATTGAATTCGATGAAGAGACACCCGATCTGAATCTGGATGTCAGTACGAACAGTGGTAGTCAATCCATCAATATGTCATTGGATGAATCAACAAAAGACAAAAGAAAAGTGAAGGGAACATCAGGAAATGGCGGAAATGAAATGAAAATTAAAACCAAATCAGGGAGCATAAAGGTGAATTGA
- a CDS encoding PadR family transcriptional regulator: protein MTVKFTILGFLYRKNLHGYDIIAEFNELSHHQWPLNPGQVYSTLERLERDGLVTSLGENEKGRIHYQITQEGREALFDWISSPVKRPLLRDELYMKYLLAESKGLEGIEELLQSQKELILQQILLLTDFKKTIDHKHFKKIIYGGLLHLEADLKWLEYIKDE, encoded by the coding sequence ATGACTGTTAAATTCACAATATTGGGATTTTTATATAGGAAGAATTTACACGGCTATGATATCATCGCGGAATTCAATGAACTCTCTCATCATCAATGGCCCCTAAATCCGGGTCAGGTTTATTCCACATTAGAGAGACTGGAAAGAGATGGGTTGGTTACGTCACTAGGGGAAAATGAGAAGGGAAGGATTCATTATCAAATTACCCAAGAGGGGAGAGAAGCTCTTTTTGACTGGATATCGTCTCCTGTTAAAAGGCCCCTATTAAGGGATGAACTGTACATGAAATATTTACTGGCCGAAAGTAAGGGGTTGGAGGGAATAGAGGAATTGCTACAGTCTCAGAAAGAATTGATTCTCCAACAGATCCTTTTACTTACGGACTTTAAGAAGACGATCGATCATAAGCATTTTAAGAAGATCATCTATGGGGGACTACTACATCTGGAGGCAGATTTAAAGTGGTTGGAGTACATCAAGGATGAATGA
- a CDS encoding ABC transporter ATP-binding protein → MITVDNVFKHFEQGDMKIEVLKGVNLSIKEGEFVAIMGPSGSGKSTLLQLLGGLDTPSSGHVRIQEKPFSDLNEKKRTIVRRKDIGFIFQNYQLLPTLTVEENIAFPLHADGRKDKDGEEKIRSIIKEVGLEGLEKKSPNLLSGGQQQRVSIARGLIHEPKILLADEPTGNLDRKRAEEILELLAKFNKERKQSIIMVTHDIFAAGYADKIILFKDGVIDKEVTREDQDYAEYLASFLA, encoded by the coding sequence ATGATCACTGTAGATAACGTGTTCAAGCATTTTGAACAGGGAGATATGAAAATCGAGGTTCTAAAGGGAGTAAACCTCTCGATTAAAGAAGGAGAGTTTGTTGCCATCATGGGTCCGAGTGGATCGGGTAAAAGTACCCTTCTTCAACTTCTTGGAGGGTTGGATACTCCATCATCTGGTCATGTGAGAATACAAGAGAAACCCTTTTCTGATTTGAATGAAAAAAAAAGGACCATTGTGCGTCGCAAGGATATCGGTTTCATCTTTCAGAATTATCAGCTGTTGCCTACTTTGACTGTGGAGGAAAACATCGCCTTCCCGCTACATGCAGACGGGAGAAAAGATAAGGATGGAGAGGAGAAAATCCGATCGATCATCAAAGAGGTGGGATTGGAAGGGCTTGAAAAGAAATCCCCCAATCTATTGAGTGGAGGGCAACAACAGCGTGTTTCCATCGCTAGAGGGTTGATCCATGAACCCAAAATCCTTTTGGCAGATGAACCTACAGGAAACTTGGATCGAAAGCGTGCTGAAGAAATACTGGAGCTACTCGCGAAGTTCAATAAAGAACGAAAGCAGTCCATTATCATGGTAACACATGATATCTTCGCAGCCGGATATGCGGATAAGATTATTTTATTCAAAGATGGAGTGATTGATAAGGAAGTTACTAGGGAGGATCAAGACTATGCTGAATATCTGGCTAGTTTCCTGGCGTAA
- a CDS encoding ABC transporter permease, whose translation MLNIWLVSWRNLTKNKRRFFFTLIAVILGILLTTSMLVANNTVKDTFRYYEEIYAGNADSWILSKDYSFSEGEVESIKQQDAVKDSLSVLDKQTLIDVDGDKGPPETPVRVTGVSDIHSNLLKLPLIKGDLEGGGLIIPENASKLWGKDIGDTVTFKGLGEIKVTGIVGFTSWLASPNSWEEAEGRSFRVMMDLDTLQEWTGLTDQISYIRLQHEGGKDHLSQYQDELNGTPLYVQPVVIDDLRNNDVDGLYSVFYLVSILALFISGFIIFNMIYSSVIERKKEFSIMKSLGYTNFNVFKLVFMEVFLLSLIGTVIALPLGVWFADLFVDMLLGIFQDTMVYTLNWQSATILSGMIGLLFPLIIAGIPMYIAFKTPIIYALRNTNKESKTRVKVIRYILGLAFIGLSFLDSYWGYVFLLFGVVLLYPVVIRMLAKLLGPLIERLLGYPGRLSVSNIKVNTNRNANTSAMLAISIGVVIFLGSALESIPSGFEKEIRQTFGGDIQIQFEEPINESQLNTVKNHQAVKDMAWYKETMVTWKTVDGEAKEFYLMSNPSSPDFPLFKGYGQDIPDGAVLLGERAFDEWGGKVGDSVKMNTPAGEREYKVAGKVNTSQDGGYVGFVSQEEFSQVFNWQGIQTLMMDVDDSSNPKDLRRDLRQDFPTGISTLTLVEDQIESSQSSFDGMNEVMQFLMIIVIALSSIGISNTLLMNTMERIGEIGTTRAIGFTTRQVRTMVIGEGLVVGVAGIIVGVVLGIFVIYLNSISNSSATYMPFIIPWGNIGLAIMAGLLLSVIASLFPSFIAARVNLINALKEN comes from the coding sequence ATGCTGAATATCTGGCTAGTTTCCTGGCGTAATCTAACGAAGAACAAGAGGAGGTTCTTCTTTACTCTGATTGCCGTCATACTCGGAATTCTGTTGACCACCAGCATGTTGGTGGCGAATAACACAGTGAAAGATACGTTTAGATACTATGAAGAAATCTACGCAGGTAATGCAGACTCATGGATCTTGAGTAAGGACTATTCCTTTTCTGAGGGTGAAGTGGAATCGATTAAGCAGCAGGATGCCGTGAAAGACAGCCTGAGTGTCTTGGATAAGCAGACACTGATTGATGTAGATGGTGACAAAGGTCCACCTGAAACCCCGGTAAGGGTGACGGGAGTAAGTGATATCCATAGTAATCTTCTCAAGCTTCCCTTGATCAAGGGAGACCTGGAAGGTGGAGGCTTGATCATCCCCGAAAATGCATCCAAGCTATGGGGGAAGGATATTGGGGATACAGTCACCTTTAAAGGGCTGGGGGAAATTAAAGTAACGGGGATTGTAGGCTTCACTTCTTGGTTAGCAAGCCCTAACAGTTGGGAAGAAGCAGAAGGGAGATCATTCAGGGTCATGATGGACCTTGACACCCTACAGGAGTGGACTGGACTGACCGATCAGATTAGTTATATAAGGCTGCAACATGAAGGAGGTAAAGATCATTTATCACAGTATCAAGATGAATTGAACGGGACACCTTTATACGTTCAACCCGTGGTAATCGATGATTTGAGGAATAACGATGTGGATGGGTTGTACTCTGTATTTTATCTCGTGTCTATCCTTGCACTCTTTATCAGTGGTTTTATCATCTTCAATATGATTTACTCGAGTGTCATCGAGCGTAAAAAGGAATTTTCCATCATGAAGAGTCTTGGATATACGAACTTTAATGTGTTTAAACTTGTATTCATGGAAGTATTTTTACTATCCCTTATCGGAACAGTGATTGCTCTTCCACTCGGAGTATGGTTCGCCGATCTATTTGTTGATATGCTTCTAGGTATCTTCCAAGACACAATGGTTTATACATTGAATTGGCAGAGTGCCACGATCTTATCAGGAATGATCGGACTCCTCTTCCCACTCATAATAGCAGGTATTCCGATGTATATCGCTTTTAAGACCCCTATAATATATGCCTTGAGGAATACGAATAAAGAGTCGAAAACCAGAGTGAAGGTCATCAGATATATACTCGGCTTGGCCTTCATCGGCTTGAGTTTTCTCGATAGTTATTGGGGTTACGTATTCCTGCTTTTCGGAGTCGTTCTCCTTTATCCGGTGGTAATAAGAATGCTTGCGAAGTTGTTAGGACCGTTGATTGAGCGTTTGTTGGGTTATCCCGGACGCTTATCGGTCAGTAATATCAAAGTAAATACCAATCGAAATGCAAATACCTCGGCCATGTTGGCAATCAGTATTGGAGTGGTCATCTTTCTTGGATCGGCATTGGAATCCATTCCTTCGGGATTTGAGAAGGAAATCCGCCAAACCTTCGGTGGAGATATCCAAATCCAATTTGAAGAACCAATTAATGAATCCCAGTTAAACACTGTGAAAAACCATCAGGCTGTGAAAGATATGGCCTGGTATAAGGAGACAATGGTTACTTGGAAAACAGTGGATGGCGAGGCAAAAGAATTTTATTTGATGAGCAACCCTTCCTCTCCGGATTTTCCATTGTTTAAGGGATATGGTCAGGATATTCCTGACGGTGCAGTTCTACTGGGAGAGAGAGCGTTTGATGAGTGGGGTGGGAAAGTTGGCGACTCTGTCAAGATGAACACCCCTGCCGGTGAACGAGAGTATAAGGTGGCCGGAAAAGTTAATACGTCTCAGGATGGGGGCTATGTCGGATTCGTCTCTCAGGAAGAATTTTCACAAGTGTTTAATTGGCAGGGAATTCAGACACTCATGATGGATGTCGATGATTCAAGCAACCCAAAAGACCTGCGCAGGGATTTGCGTCAAGACTTCCCTACAGGCATCTCGACACTTACGCTAGTGGAAGACCAGATTGAGTCATCACAAAGTTCTTTTGATGGTATGAATGAAGTGATGCAATTCCTTATGATTATCGTCATTGCACTTTCAAGCATAGGAATTAGCAATACTTTATTAATGAATACAATGGAGAGGATAGGAGAGATTGGAACCACGCGTGCCATCGGTTTTACAACGAGACAAGTGAGAACGATGGTGATTGGAGAAGGGTTAGTCGTAGGAGTGGCCGGAATCATCGTCGGAGTCGTGTTGGGGATATTTGTTATCTATTTGAACTCCATCTCTAATTCCTCTGCTACTTACATGCCATTCATTATTCCTTGGGGGAATATCGGGCTTGCCATCATGGCGGGTCTTCTACTCTCGGTCATTGCATCCCTATTTCCATCTTTTATTGCAGCGCGTGTAAACTTGATCAATGCACTAAAAGAAAACTAA
- a CDS encoding ABC transporter ATP-binding protein has product MGIIYEINDITKEYPSRNITANKGINLQIHEGEIIALLGPNGAGKSTLIKQMMGLIKPTSGSIRLFGEDIQENSAFITENVAYYAQDPHAITSLRVWESVYFSCRLKGLTKSTSLEETDRLLKLIGLEAFRKDYIKNLSGGQKRLISVALTLTGDPSVMIFDEPTNELDPVKRKKVWDIITEKNREGATIILVTHNVLEAEQVVDRVAIINEGRLVALDGIKQLKHRIDQRMRLDLSASDQAVANQLYTLMLERDPERVTDHKIRFLIQKEDVVNVVKKLMGLGERFDFDFSLVPPTLEDVYLRLEGGEPQRDSIGLKA; this is encoded by the coding sequence ATGGGAATCATTTATGAGATAAACGATATAACAAAAGAATATCCTTCACGGAATATCACGGCCAATAAAGGGATTAACCTTCAAATTCATGAAGGAGAGATCATCGCATTATTAGGTCCGAATGGGGCTGGGAAGTCGACGTTGATTAAACAGATGATGGGGCTTATCAAGCCTACAAGCGGAAGTATTAGACTTTTCGGTGAAGACATACAGGAGAACAGTGCATTTATTACTGAGAATGTGGCTTACTATGCTCAGGATCCACATGCCATCACTTCTTTACGGGTGTGGGAATCCGTTTATTTCTCTTGTCGTTTGAAAGGATTGACAAAGTCCACTTCATTGGAAGAGACGGATCGACTGTTGAAATTAATTGGTTTAGAAGCATTTAGAAAAGACTATATCAAGAATTTATCGGGTGGACAAAAGCGATTGATCAGTGTTGCCCTGACCCTGACGGGGGACCCAAGCGTCATGATCTTTGATGAACCGACAAATGAGCTAGATCCTGTTAAGCGGAAGAAAGTATGGGATATTATCACAGAAAAGAATAGAGAGGGCGCAACCATCATCTTGGTTACCCATAATGTACTAGAAGCAGAGCAAGTAGTGGATCGGGTGGCCATTATTAATGAAGGAAGGCTGGTCGCATTGGATGGGATTAAACAATTGAAGCACAGGATTGATCAGCGAATGAGACTGGACTTATCAGCGAGTGATCAGGCAGTGGCAAATCAATTGTATACATTGATGCTTGAAAGGGACCCCGAACGAGTCACTGATCATAAAATAAGGTTTCTAATACAAAAAGAAGATGTGGTAAATGTGGTGAAAAAGCTAATGGGCTTAGGCGAACGGTTTGATTTTGATTTTTCTTTAGTGCCGCCTACCCTGGAAGATGTTTACCTTCGCTTGGAAGGAGGCGAACCACAGCGTGACTCAATTGGACTTAAAGCATAA
- a CDS encoding ABC transporter permease, with translation MDLKHKRMGISQWLIDLWILVRIQYANVREQWLLIIILASLFPLTTLMLLHFFVENPTNDMVLRIVTGNMVFALIITGINLLAQDLSWQKHRGHFVFYATLPISKVSFICANLIKGMITSFPSFMILAVIGETIYDLEWNFHWFVIPLIFLSILSIVGFGVFIGFWSPSPQVTNIVLPSLMMFLGFLTPVLIDGEQLPKILYWISLVFPTTYVAEGLREVLTNGLTKGVLIDSSILVGFTVVSYFLILKNIKWRIE, from the coding sequence TTGGACTTAAAGCATAAACGCATGGGGATTTCGCAGTGGTTAATAGATTTATGGATACTCGTAAGAATTCAGTATGCCAATGTTAGAGAACAATGGCTATTAATCATCATCCTCGCCTCGCTCTTTCCATTGACTACGTTAATGTTACTTCATTTCTTCGTGGAGAACCCCACGAATGACATGGTGCTTCGGATTGTAACGGGCAATATGGTATTCGCGCTGATCATCACAGGAATTAATCTACTGGCTCAGGATCTGTCTTGGCAGAAACATCGAGGGCATTTTGTTTTTTATGCAACACTTCCGATTAGTAAAGTTTCGTTTATATGTGCCAACCTTATTAAAGGCATGATTACGAGCTTCCCATCTTTTATGATTTTAGCTGTTATAGGGGAGACGATCTATGATCTTGAATGGAACTTTCATTGGTTTGTCATACCCCTTATCTTTCTGAGCATTCTGAGTATCGTCGGATTTGGGGTGTTTATTGGCTTCTGGTCCCCTAGTCCCCAAGTAACGAACATCGTACTGCCTAGTTTAATGATGTTCTTGGGGTTTTTGACACCAGTATTAATTGATGGCGAACAGTTACCAAAGATTCTATATTGGATTTCCCTTGTATTCCCAACCACCTATGTGGCGGAGGGGCTAAGGGAAGTGTTGACAAATGGTTTGACCAAAGGGGTCCTAATAGACTCTTCCATTCTAGTCGGCTTTACAGTCGTTTCGTATTTCCTGATATTAAAAAACATAAAATGGAGAATTGAATAA
- a CDS encoding SDR family NAD(P)-dependent oxidoreductase, with amino-acid sequence MRNHEGTRQVVLVIGGNSGIGKGVAKKFLENTGNQVIITGTNLQKGMDAQGELRQISEHVEFHQMDVRRASDVKKVIKEIVNQYGSIDVACNCAGVEHRFASMIELEEEEFDQVMNVNLKGAWLCMKYEIKQMMRQRYGGSIINISSVSGLKTTPNGSIYSASKHALEGLTKTAAHEYARFGIRINNVTPGLVQTPMANRVLGVSEDSSDELSNKYIPAGRMANTDEMAEAVFWMASKHASYIIGHSLVVDGGLALGR; translated from the coding sequence ATGAGAAACCATGAAGGCACACGTCAAGTCGTTTTGGTCATTGGGGGGAATTCAGGTATAGGGAAAGGAGTGGCCAAGAAGTTTCTGGAGAACACTGGAAATCAAGTCATCATCACCGGTACCAACCTTCAAAAGGGGATGGATGCACAGGGGGAATTAAGACAGATATCCGAACATGTGGAATTTCATCAAATGGACGTACGTCGTGCCAGTGATGTGAAAAAGGTGATAAAAGAGATTGTGAATCAATATGGAAGTATAGATGTTGCCTGTAACTGTGCAGGGGTAGAGCATCGCTTCGCATCCATGATTGAACTGGAAGAAGAAGAATTTGATCAGGTCATGAACGTGAATTTAAAGGGAGCATGGCTATGTATGAAATACGAAATTAAGCAGATGATGCGCCAGCGTTATGGAGGATCCATCATCAATATCTCATCAGTGAGCGGTCTGAAAACGACGCCCAATGGATCTATTTATTCTGCCAGTAAGCATGCGCTGGAAGGACTGACTAAAACGGCTGCTCATGAATATGCCAGGTTTGGGATTAGAATCAATAATGTGACACCGGGATTGGTTCAGACCCCCATGGCAAATCGTGTACTGGGGGTAAGTGAAGATAGCTCGGATGAGCTCTCTAATAAGTACATTCCTGCAGGTCGAATGGCCAACACAGATGAAATGGCTGAAGCCGTATTTTGGATGGCCTCGAAGCATGCAAGTTATATTATAGGGCATTCTCTTGTGGTGGATGGCGGTCTGGCTCTAGGAAGATAA